The proteins below are encoded in one region of Juglans microcarpa x Juglans regia isolate MS1-56 chromosome 4D, Jm3101_v1.0, whole genome shotgun sequence:
- the LOC121260310 gene encoding protein FAR1-RELATED SEQUENCE 5-like yields the protein MDIEHAENEGDEVGYANYEGDEVGHSDDEYDEVIHTDNECDETIEEPKVGMEFSSIEEVWSYYMKYDKQKGFGVCKRNSKQGDDGNVRWLTFVCVRQGTSKSKAANILKLRQTKKIRCMARINAIMNAEGGYTLSKVNLEHTHICSPRKARYMRCFKKVDARVAKRLEINDEAGIRMSKNFKAVVVEAGGYENLPFGEKECRNYIDKARQLRLGVGGVEALSYLTNAYKMPFAPFVGVNHHGQSILFGCGLISNEDAYTFEWLFGSWLKCMNDQSPKAIITDQDKTMKIAISMVFPTSRHRFCLWHIMKKFPEKFGSHSRYEEIKSTLQKCVYDYLNQHEFEERWRDLLDTYDLHENAWLRSLYSDRCFWVSAYVRDTFWAGMSTTQRSESMNAFFDDYVNSKTTLKQFVDQYDSALKRKVENEAIADFNSFNTEIPCISRYPLEKQFQETYTIAKFKEVQEELRGFLYLTTSLLGCEGGKYTFVVANEVQVHDNLLKRVNYTVKVDEDPLDVKCSCNLFEFRGILCRHALRILTQLGKHTIPSKYILDRWRKDVKRKYTFIKSNYDTSSNHDAQRYDRIQNCFYELCSNALKAESSCVKLISQLEQLKLEYPGIADHDTSNTVDPMASMEGMTGRVLSPLVVWSKGRPPSRRKVHPIENSLKKPSTRRRLHHGDVERSSPLPNECNVSGTQTEAPQTQDQQSQIWTHAPAFFTTPSTATDYFGDGRTVPSSQYTPDQVYTTEALHIRPTAPSMNYYLWR from the exons ATGGACATAGAACATGCAGAAAATGAGGGTGATGAGGTAGGATATGCAAATTATGAGGGTGATGAGGTAGGACATTCAGATGATGAGTATGATGAGGTGATACATACAGATAATGAGTGTGATGAAACCATTGAAGAGCCAAAGGTTGGAATGGAATTTTCATCGATAGAAGAAGTTTGGTCTTACTATATGAAGTATGATAAGCAGAAAGGGTTTGGGGTCTGTAAAAGGAATTCTAAACAAGGAGATGATGGAAATGTCAGATGGCTTACATTCGTATGTGTGCGACAAGGCACATCAAAGAGTAAGGCTGCCAATATTCTCAAGCTAagacaaacaaagaaaataaggtGTATGGCTCGGATTAATGCTATAATGAATGCCGAAGGTGGATATACCCTATCTAAAGTAAACTTGGAGCACACACATATTTGTAGTCCTAGAAAGGCAAGATATATGAGATGTTTTAAGAAGGTTGATGCTCGTGTGGCTAAGAGGCTCGAAATAAATGATGAGGCAGGAATACGAATGTCCAAAAATTTCAAAGCTGTGGTTGTTGAGGCAGGGGGTTACGAGAATTTGCCATTCGGGGAGAAAGAGTGTCGAAATTACATTGACAAAGCACGACAACTTCGCCTCGGGGTTGGAGGTGTTGAAGCTCTAT CTTATCTGACCAATGCATATAAGATGCCCTTTGCACCGTTTGTGGGTGTGAACCACCATGGTCAGTCAATCTTATTTGGGTGCGGATTAATATCCAATGAGGATGCATATACCTTTGAATGGTTATTTGGGTCATGGTTGAAATGCATGAATGACCAATCGCCAAAGGCAATCATCACAGACCAAGACAAGACAATGAAAATTGCAATTTCAATGGTGTTTCCAACATCTAGGCATCGTTTCTGCTTGTGGCATATAATGAAAAAGTTTCCTGAGAAATTTGGATCACATTCTCGATATGAGGAGATCAAGAGTACTCTACAGAAGTGCGTGTATGACTATTTAAATCAACATGAATTCGAAGAACGTTGGCGCGATTTGCTCGATACCTATGATCTGCATGAGAATGCATGGTTGAGATCACTATATAGTGACCGGTGTTTTTGGGTGTCGGCCTATGTTAGAGATACATTTTGGGCAGGAATGTCAACTACACAACGGAGTGAAAGCATGAATGCTTTTTTTGACGACTATGTTAATTCTAAGACAACTCTCAAACAATTTGTTGATCAGTACGATTCAGCCCTTAAGAGGAAGGTAGAGAACGAAGCAATTGCTGACTTTAATTCATTTAACACTGAGATTCCTTGCATCAGTCGCTATCCTCTAGAGAAGCAGTTTCAAGAAACATACACAATTGCTAAATTCAAAGAAGTACAAGAAGAATTACGGggatttttatatttgactacCTCGTTATTGGGATGTGAGGGTGGTAAATATACGTTCGTAGTTGCCAATGAAGTTCAAGTGCATGATAACTTATTAAAACGTGTAAACTACACTGTCAAAGTTGATGAAGATCCCCTTGATGTTAAATGCAGTTGCAATTTGTTTGAATTTAGGGGTATATTATGCAGACACGCTCTACGTATCTTGACTCAGCTAGGCAAGCATACAATACcctcaaaatacattttggatCGGTGGAGGAAGgatgtaaaaagaaaatacacttTCATCAAAAGTAATTATGACACAAGTAGCAACCACGATGCCCAAAGGTACGATAGGATCCAAAATTGCTTCTATGAACTGTGTTCCAATGCTTTAAAGGCCGAGAGTAGCTGTGTGAAATTGATTAGCCAGCTAGAACAGTTGAAATTAGAGTACCCTGGGATCGCCGATCATGATACTAGCAACACAGTTGATCCAATGGCTTCCATGGAGGGCATGACAGGTAGAGTTCTGAGTCCATTGGTAGTTTGGAGTAAGGGAAGACCGCCATCTAGGAGAAAAGTGCACCCCATTGAGAATAGTCTTAAGAAACCAAGCACGAGAAGGAGATTGCACCATGGCGATGTTGag CGAAGTAGTCCCTTACCAAATGAATGCAATGTGAGCGGCACACAGACTGAGGCGCCTCAAACTCAG GATCAACAAAGTCAAATTTGGACACATGCGCCGGCTTTTTTTACGACTCCTTCAACTGCTACGGATTATTTTGGCGATGGACGGACTGTTCCTTCCTCACAG TACACACCTGATCAAGTATACACAACAGAGGCTCTTCATATTAGACCAACTGCTCCTTCaatgaattattatttgtggAGATGA
- the LOC121261260 gene encoding cryptochrome DASH, chloroplastic/mitochondrial translates to MATVCSSIPSLSLTKLFPSKPNLLLTNSNQLANLFQTMNFISKPESRSSASATIQQVPGLASDDMYRIADQTFQMYSSSSSRSGRGGGTAIVWFRNDLRVLDNEALYEAWVSSQMVLPVYCVDPRLLGTTYYFGFPKTGALRAQFLIECLADLKKNLIKRGLNLLIQHGKPEEILPSLAKAYGAHTVYAQKETCSEELNIERLVTKGLQQVMPEPASESSNVHNPKLQLIWGTTMYHIDDLPFDTVSLPDVYTQFRKSVEAKCTIRGCIKSPTSLGPPPSVSEWGYVPSIDQLGFQSQNVNKGMKFVGGESAALGRVNEYFWKKDLLKIYKETRNGMLGPDYSTKFSPWLASGSLSPRFIHEEVKRYENERQANNSTYWILFELIWRDYFRFLSVKYGNSLFHIGGPRKVERRWSQDKNLFESWRNGHTGYPLIDANMKELSTTGFMSNRGRQIVCSFLVRDMGIDWRMGAEWFETCLLDFDPCSNYGNWTYGAGVGNDPREDRYFSIPKQAQTYDPEGEYVAYWLPQLRSLPKEKRNFPGKLYIEQVVPLKFKSAGGKAQDRASASRRTNFGGMRTRGHCK, encoded by the exons ATGGCAACTGTCTGTTCCTCAATCCCATCTCTTTCCCTGACAAAACTATTCCCGTCGAAACCAAATTTGTTACTCACGAACTCAAATCAGCTCGCTAATCTCTTCCAGACCATGAATTTTATCTCGAAACCTGAATCGAGATCATCTGCTTCTGCAACAATCCAACAGGTTCCGGGACTAGCCTCCGACGATATGTACCGCATTGCCGACCAAACCTTTCAAATGTACTCTTCTTCGTCTTCGAGGTCCGGCCGAGGAGGGGGGACCGCCATAGTTTGGTTCAGGAACGATCTAAGAGTGTTGGATAACGAGGCTTTGTATGAGGCATGGGTTTCGTCCCAGATGGTATTACCGGTTTATTGCGTCGATCCTCGGCTTTTAGGCACCACGTACTACTTCGGATTCCCTAAAACCGGCG CGTTGAGAGCACAATTTCTTATTGAATGTTTGGCTGACCTGaagaagaatttgataaagCGAGGCCTTAATTTACTTATTCAACACGGTAAACCCGAGGAAATTCTCCCTTCTCTCGCCAAAGCTTATGGAGCTCACACA GTGTATGCCCAAAAAGAGACCTGCAGTGAGGAGCTGAACATCGAAAGATTGGTCACCAAAGGTCTGCAACAAGTGATGCCGGAACCAGCTTCGGAGTCGAGTAATGTTCACAACCCGAAGTTACAGCTTATTTGGGGCACTACTATGTACCACATTGATGACCTTCCTTTCGATACCGTCAGTTTACCGGATGTTTATACTCAGTTTCGCAAG TCTGTTGAAGCTAAATGCACTATCCGGGGGTGTATCAAAAGTCCAACATCTCTTGGGCCGCCACCAAGTGTCAGCGAATGGGGATATGTTCCTTCAATCGATCAGCTTGGCTTCCAGTCACAAAAT GTTAACAAAGGAATGAAATTTGTTGGTGGTGAAAGTGCTGCACTGGGCAGGGTAAACGAGTATTTCTGGAAAAAG GACTTGCTAAAGATATACAAAGAGACCCGGAATGGGATGTTAGGACCTGATTATTCAACGAAATTCTCTCCATGGCTTGCTTCAGGAAGCCTCTCTCCTCGCTTCATACATGAAGag gtgaagaGATATGAAAACGAAAGGCAAGCCAATAATTCCACATACTG GATTTTGTTCGAATTGATATGGAGAGATTACTTCAGGTTTCTATCAGTCAAATACGGGAATTCCCTCTTCCATATAG GTGGTCCAAGAAAAGTGGAGCGCAGATGGAGCCAAGACAAGAATCTGTTTGAGTCCTGGAGAAACGGCCATACAGG GTACCCTCTCATTGATGCAAACATGAAAGAACTATCAACCACTGGATTTATGTCAAACCGAGGACGGCAG ATAGTATGCTCCTTTCTTGTTCGAGATATGGGTATTGACTGGCGTATGGGAGCTGAGTGGTTTGAGACGTGCCTATTGGATTTTGACCCATGTTCCAATTACGGAAACTGGACATATGGCGCAG GAGTTGGGAACGATCCTAGAGAAGATCGTTACTTCAGCATCCCAAAGCAA GCACAGACATACGATCCTGAAGGCGAGTATGTGGCGTACTGGTTGCCACAATTACGATCactcccaaaagaaaaaaggaactTTCCGGGAAAATTATACATTGAGCAAGTTGTACCACTTAAGTTCAAGAGTGCTGGTGGTAAGGCACAGGATAGAGCCTCTGCTTCAAGAAGAACGAATTTTGGAGGGATGCGTACAAGGGGGCACTGCAAATAA
- the LOC121261262 gene encoding putative RNA methyltransferase At5g10620 isoform X1 encodes MAISFCTSLHTKGSTPLPGPGPRQCKYTGQSVRALPIRILTVGKKRSRGAQLVVDEYIGKLKNYCSVDDVRIRSNPRNAHDLRAQVDDEDAAIMNLIRPDDWVVMLDENGQDIGSEHMAELVGDAGNTGASRLLFCIGGPYGHGQQLRERANLSIRLSTLVLNHQIALLVLMEQLYRVSNVVWCLSRGWLWILDAFSCP; translated from the exons ATGGCCATCTCATTCTGTACCAGTCTTCATACAAAGGGCTCAACTCCTCTTCCAG GACCTGGACCAAGACAATGCAAATACACGGGTCAATCAGTG AGAGCTCTTCCAATTCGGATATTAACGGTAGGGAAAAAGCGTTCCCGTGGAGCACAACTCGTAGTCGATGAATATATTGGGAAACTTAAGAACTATTGCAGTGTTGATGACGTTCGGATACGGTCCAATCCAAGAAATGCGCA TGATTTGAGGGCTCAGGTTGACGATGAAGACGCGGCTATCATGAACCTTATCAGGCCTGACGATTGG GTTGTGATGCTGGATGAAAATGGACAAGACATTGGGTCTGAGCATATGGCAGAGTTAGTTGGCGATGCGGGGAATACA GGTGCTTCTAGATTATTGTTTTGTATAGGTGGACCTTATGGCCATGGACAACAATTGCGTGAGCGAGCTAACTTATCAATCAGGTTGTCTACATTGGTCTTAAATCATCAGATTGCATTGCTTGTGTTAATGGAGCAGCTATATCG AGTATCTAATGTGGTGTGGTGTCTGAGCCGAGGATGGTTGTGGATTTTGGACGCATTCAGTTGCCCATGA
- the LOC121260311 gene encoding probable plastid-lipid-associated protein 8, chloroplastic, with product MSTWRHNTSPSIVVGPTFDFDAYVANVTNYVPEPFALPASVFGRRSPKSDSMAVHSSALLPPSFSAAERSKPKLLKPRSLPSSPPPIVSLHHHRRQRKTLRILASVSVSNPEVRTSPDDLVASILSKVTQTDRGVLLKNEEHEEVAAVAEELQKYCVNEPVTCPLIFGDWDVVYCSRPTSPGGGYRSAFGRLVFKTKEMIQVVEAPDIVRNKVSFSAFGFLDGEVSLTGTLKALDDKWIKVVFEAPELKIGALEFRYGGQSEVELQITYIDDKIRLGKGSRGSLFVFQRRHY from the exons ATGTCCACGTGGCGGCATAATACCAGTCCTTCAATTGTAGTGGGTCCTACTTTTGATTTCGATGCCTACGTAGCAAATGTAACGAATTATGTTCCGGAACCTTTTGCCTTGCCTGCGAGCGTTTTCGGAAGGCGGAGTCCCAAGTCCGATTCCATGGCAGTTCATTCCTCAGCTCTATTACCTCCCTCGTTCAGTGCTGCGGAGCGTTCGAAACCCAAACTTCTAAAGCCTCGCTCACTTCCCTCCAGCCCACCTCCCATAGTTTCACTTCATCATCACCGCCGCCAGCGCAAAACATTGAGAATTTTGGCCTCGGTGTCGGTCTCCAACCCAGAGGTGCGGACCAGTCCCGATGATCTTGTTGCATCTATTCTCTCCAAG GTCACACAAACAGATAGAGGAGTTTTGCTGAAAAACGAGGAACACGAAGAGGTGGCTGCAGTGGCTGAAGAATTGCAGAAATATTGCGTTAATGAGCCTGTGACATGCCCTCTCATATTTGGCG ATTGGGACGTGGTGTACTGTTCAAGGCCAACATCGCCTGGGGGTGGCTACAGGAGTGCATTTGGCCGCCTTGTTttcaaaacaaaggaaatgATACAGGTTGTTGAAGCACCCGATATTGTTAGGAACAAGGTCTCCTTTTCTGCTTTTGGGTTTCTAGATGGGGAGGTCTCTTTGACAG GAACCCTGAAGGCTCTGGATGATAAATGGATAAAAGTTGTATTTGAGGCACCTGAACTGAAGATAGGGGCACTGGAGTTCAGATACGGTGGTCAGAGTGAGGTTGAACTTCAAATCACGTACATAGATGATAAGATAAGGTTGGGGAAGGGCTCCCGTGGTTCTCTATTTGTTTTCCAAAGACGCCACTATTAA
- the LOC121261262 gene encoding putative RNA methyltransferase At5g10620 isoform X2 has protein sequence MAISFCTSLHTKGSTPLPGPGPRQCKYTGQSVRALPIRILTVGKKRSRGAQLVVDEYIGKLKNYCSVDDVRIRSNPRNAHDLRAQVDDEDAAIMNLIRPDDWVVMLDENGQDIGSEHMAELVGDAGNTGASRLLFCIGGPYGHGQQLRERANLSIRLSTLVLNHQIALLVLMEQLYRSWTILKGQKYHH, from the exons ATGGCCATCTCATTCTGTACCAGTCTTCATACAAAGGGCTCAACTCCTCTTCCAG GACCTGGACCAAGACAATGCAAATACACGGGTCAATCAGTG AGAGCTCTTCCAATTCGGATATTAACGGTAGGGAAAAAGCGTTCCCGTGGAGCACAACTCGTAGTCGATGAATATATTGGGAAACTTAAGAACTATTGCAGTGTTGATGACGTTCGGATACGGTCCAATCCAAGAAATGCGCA TGATTTGAGGGCTCAGGTTGACGATGAAGACGCGGCTATCATGAACCTTATCAGGCCTGACGATTGG GTTGTGATGCTGGATGAAAATGGACAAGACATTGGGTCTGAGCATATGGCAGAGTTAGTTGGCGATGCGGGGAATACA GGTGCTTCTAGATTATTGTTTTGTATAGGTGGACCTTATGGCCATGGACAACAATTGCGTGAGCGAGCTAACTTATCAATCAGGTTGTCTACATTGGTCTTAAATCATCAGATTGCATTGCTTGTGTTAATGGAGCAGCTATATCG GTCATGGACTATTCTGAAAGGACAGAAATACCATCATTAG